Proteins from one Pseudomonas bijieensis genomic window:
- a CDS encoding MarC family protein gives MLHVLFSVYLKMLVLYSPFFVLSCFIGLTRGYSRKEQRRLAWKVATATLVSSVLLYLFGRVIFSVFGITVDAFRIGAGSVLFISALGMAQGKSAVQTDSVQQDVTIVPLTIPLTVGPGTIGALLVMGVSQPHWDDKLMAIISIALASFTVGVVLYLSSRIERILGDQGLQIVSRLMGLFVCALAAQIIFTGVKGYLVP, from the coding sequence ATGCTCCATGTGCTGTTCAGCGTTTACCTGAAGATGTTGGTGCTCTACAGCCCTTTCTTCGTGTTGTCGTGTTTTATCGGCCTGACTCGCGGCTATTCACGCAAGGAACAACGTCGCCTGGCCTGGAAGGTCGCGACCGCGACGCTGGTATCCAGCGTATTGCTGTACCTGTTCGGGCGAGTGATTTTCAGTGTATTCGGCATCACCGTGGACGCGTTCCGTATTGGCGCCGGCAGCGTGCTGTTCATTTCGGCGCTGGGCATGGCCCAAGGCAAGTCGGCCGTCCAGACCGACAGCGTTCAGCAGGACGTGACCATCGTCCCGCTGACCATTCCGTTGACCGTCGGCCCAGGCACCATCGGCGCCCTGCTGGTGATGGGCGTGAGCCAACCGCACTGGGACGACAAACTCATGGCCATCATCAGCATCGCCCTGGCCAGCTTCACCGTCGGCGTGGTGCTTTACCTGTCCAGCCGCATCGAGCGGATCCTGGGCGACCAGGGCTTGCAGATCGTCAGCCGCCTGATGGGGCTGTTTGTCTGTGCGCTGGCCGCGCAGATCATCTTTACCGGGGTCAAAGGCTATCTGGTGCCGTAA
- a CDS encoding TcdA/TcdB pore-forming domain-containing protein codes for MSESKFSSADNYVDFVGLLKLKDLEQALISHKGSEQYDAVLRYYFGCITLLDSPRMLEPLGLLKQAVGALRGSSRSRRATGPLNSEDARAADLVQTYNKIEGFETRLHYSFEQLKLPATEVPKNLHFVWLGGGVGAIQRDYINVWKKVMGAEGYRLSLWYDSDALLAHETNRIIVEAAKADAMLNGAQASSDALALGDRYEERAIVLKQQMYAHIKKVVESGGSADDARIDLLVRAYGQDKARLKALVNDNRLSLMAVADGDLILRDVAIGEAPLHLRDIYEREISLRGMLAGGSDIVRVEALLSEGGSYVDIDHLPPLLDKLGEVDIRGFKTDARLGVLQLLLDRNPEWMPGRQALRGQYTDYSSAIPTEHRDALERFAKSRPELNRVFCPPAQRLARPYELRAVTVRNSLSNAFLMAHPGAAMLNAVLERFRRNYAIVDATARLADEQNVALTDVEAMSGLARQAATQVFGAFHELPPEAEMGAAFLVEAAATYYSDGIRPQSEGTIYLTGPGAMREGMAQYLNTHFTPQTAEQWREEAAIAAVGTVNGATEEELDHSWKENQSDTRQWLSDEIERWQAGQFKVRYAGELAELLKYRTLQFDDGWPVIEGRYVLSTDLLQHLADELGEPFKQSMSRSHDGVVTFDKAIPLGFDERQVILAQGVDVLPPASLGDAKTRQLPIAELLKQLAEGRFEAAQLSPLQRLLLGALTGAKTLDNRSFDAVRPQLDNLANNLAAHGTAGRYATIEQALYQHKAPAFLAGLASATDDPPGHDETALGLKKAALEQPLTLRQWGRQVARIRQVAKLEYRVRIVEHLGTVLDDFGADTIKLVPQDLLLQGEGDRVGGRCYPLALAMAAALSEGKAAVNTLRERFYLGVIEPEASDSATFLQCVESLREVQIGDVGSALARSDLNAVVDILQARTATSTLMLNSDNHAMLVAKTWEGERGTYHFYDPNFGVFEFEDSTRFRQALEQFFLQQNMASHYAAYGDAVRPTFDLIELDGARVSQVTLAGAVQVAKLLQPGALPGQLQRPVRQRLINARGQSLQSNPRLGNCLLALDGHWWGQQIEHVTSGLQQKNQLAPHLVPLFETLEVMTNGSYRISLIDPGNPEQLVRAITDDPRLLRIKNYLSERFSALANRPSVASDPTEVGSVHTLNAGFAIQALMNALRGREGPGRPLSLAVRLHAYVNYAQLVHGNVADIAGLVGLVRQALAQEKLIAQTVAPVVKTAVGNSVSEATGGLLQLANVGFDIYQLSTAQNDVERAQFGTQLAFDSASLMLSVSAYAAGATTAGALLGGAAVMLGGLAVGVAALAQGFATIAEEAKQVGLFFDEVATAHLQPYRADARGGAWFPRSSLIVHTLDLTRAELMLDSPKLYPLRDHFGVPTFDDDYDRAIDIRRQLNLPGRARFTPPAGAAIVLPCTPQTCYRYEYKALPFAGLRHDIGFDTARRLEKKTAQGGWLFLFSFYSFPSDYILYRLVPDYRPTVIKVLLDGIDRSLVVPVLPPDWHGKITYEIQGAGKRCALVLHPGVSLTLDTARPLNSSWVLDAPWAQESDIRLERYARLFIGDVQVALTGSGRHDVLLRISQNQVFKVEAGKLVVVEQDVPAGMDRQALQEHFKSLARQHRLVMPYTPVHRYLVPFEKPEEPRYITAWYDAKDDRFLFIRDELPGVDDAVLGAVAGGACYFYDPQDLIIWQADAVTGLLSHRYWLRSTRNATATIQRVEADAQGVIHVVQRITREDQTDDVLVYVIHEGQLLLSSVTRDLAPALESIFSASETLADWSQVLGSDYPFVPSVRTEDTFATVNWQPAPFVSVCWKSEPQLRDMAWVRHRDGLIIRPSSRRGRPRGWADSIKNMTDLTLLTLADDSDRFVVYDRLAKELCRRQRTLVAGKGQWSNRWLQSDKLENVIAAESGYVVLTSDGRFLNLTSQGDLKLGGVNETWFKDRGHWWLALESLARRSASEQFALIGLSNFNDDAKLCAWYVGNRLLLAELGPAKEVRLLGATPDGEAAWLFDVSRGEVYRQAFIDPQKLEAAFGQGSRLLQIDALPSAQREWAPWQFVELTAEGVGLRGVTFEGVVVALRDQEPASITGVTHQWLVAQDGREQEGLRQLAAQSSHGALLSVEEPGSLTWFVAKTGRMIRVPRAAIAQSFELLGTQRQTQVLLHESENGKLLTLPEAGHVGPLSYVQREGEVLVVEGQDMKIDDLLALMPDDVTTLILRMGHGAVSYRLSKAAWLRVKSVILDCRHALGRAVTIPGKLLWSLDEPDQLLFSRVQEHLVIIDPDSGHSVIVREVYATDINMRGEVLLSFGGNRHYAVSTLIERLDALQDAESGITLKALSVSSAVETNEVG; via the coding sequence ATGAGTGAATCCAAGTTTTCATCGGCGGATAACTACGTCGATTTTGTGGGGTTGTTAAAACTCAAGGATCTCGAACAGGCATTAATTTCCCACAAGGGCTCCGAACAATATGATGCGGTGCTTCGGTATTACTTCGGTTGTATCACCTTGCTGGATTCGCCGCGCATGTTGGAACCGTTGGGGTTGCTCAAACAAGCGGTAGGCGCTTTGCGGGGAAGTAGCCGGTCTCGTCGTGCGACAGGGCCGTTGAACTCAGAGGACGCCAGGGCTGCGGACCTGGTGCAAACGTATAACAAGATAGAAGGGTTTGAAACGCGTCTGCACTACAGTTTCGAACAGTTGAAACTGCCCGCCACCGAGGTGCCGAAGAACCTGCATTTTGTCTGGCTCGGCGGCGGCGTCGGGGCCATTCAGCGTGACTATATCAATGTCTGGAAAAAAGTAATGGGCGCAGAGGGCTATCGTCTCAGCCTCTGGTACGACAGCGACGCGCTGCTGGCCCATGAAACCAACCGAATCATTGTCGAAGCCGCCAAGGCCGATGCCATGCTCAATGGCGCACAGGCCAGTAGCGATGCGTTGGCGTTGGGCGACCGTTATGAAGAGCGCGCCATTGTTCTCAAACAACAGATGTACGCCCATATCAAGAAGGTGGTGGAAAGCGGCGGCAGCGCCGATGACGCGAGAATCGATTTGCTGGTTCGGGCCTATGGGCAAGATAAGGCACGGCTGAAAGCCTTGGTGAACGATAACCGTCTCAGTCTCATGGCCGTGGCTGACGGCGACCTGATACTGCGCGATGTTGCCATTGGTGAGGCACCCTTGCATTTGCGGGATATCTACGAACGCGAGATCAGCCTGCGCGGCATGTTGGCGGGCGGCTCCGATATCGTGCGGGTCGAAGCCTTGCTCAGCGAGGGTGGCAGCTACGTCGATATCGATCACCTGCCGCCGTTGTTGGACAAGCTGGGCGAGGTGGACATTCGCGGGTTCAAGACCGACGCACGCCTGGGCGTGTTGCAGTTGCTGCTCGATCGAAATCCCGAATGGATGCCGGGCCGTCAGGCATTGCGCGGCCAGTACACGGATTATTCCAGTGCGATCCCGACCGAGCATCGCGATGCACTCGAGCGTTTCGCCAAAAGCCGACCCGAGTTGAACCGCGTTTTCTGCCCGCCGGCGCAGCGCCTGGCTCGTCCGTACGAGCTGCGAGCCGTGACCGTACGAAATTCGTTGAGCAACGCCTTCCTGATGGCCCACCCAGGGGCGGCGATGCTCAACGCCGTGCTCGAGCGCTTCAGGCGCAATTATGCAATTGTCGATGCCACCGCTCGCCTGGCGGATGAACAAAACGTGGCCCTCACCGATGTCGAGGCCATGAGTGGTCTGGCGCGGCAGGCTGCGACGCAGGTTTTCGGTGCGTTCCATGAGCTGCCGCCGGAAGCGGAAATGGGCGCGGCTTTTCTGGTCGAGGCGGCCGCCACTTACTACAGCGACGGCATCCGTCCCCAGAGCGAAGGGACGATTTATCTGACCGGGCCTGGCGCCATGCGTGAGGGCATGGCGCAATACCTGAACACGCACTTTACGCCTCAAACCGCTGAGCAGTGGCGGGAGGAGGCTGCCATTGCCGCCGTCGGCACCGTCAATGGCGCCACCGAGGAGGAACTGGATCACTCCTGGAAAGAGAATCAGAGTGACACCCGGCAGTGGCTCAGCGATGAGATTGAACGTTGGCAAGCGGGTCAGTTCAAGGTTCGTTATGCGGGTGAGCTGGCTGAGCTGCTCAAGTACCGCACTCTCCAATTCGATGATGGCTGGCCGGTGATCGAGGGGCGGTATGTACTGTCCACCGACCTGTTGCAGCACCTGGCCGATGAGCTGGGTGAGCCGTTCAAGCAGAGCATGAGTCGGAGCCATGACGGCGTGGTGACTTTCGACAAGGCCATACCGCTGGGCTTTGATGAGCGTCAGGTGATTCTCGCCCAAGGCGTCGACGTGTTGCCGCCTGCTTCGTTGGGGGACGCGAAGACGCGGCAGTTGCCCATCGCCGAGCTCTTGAAGCAACTCGCCGAAGGGCGTTTCGAAGCCGCGCAATTGAGCCCCCTGCAACGCTTGCTGCTGGGCGCCTTGACGGGTGCGAAGACCTTGGATAATCGCAGCTTCGACGCGGTTCGCCCGCAGTTGGATAACCTCGCCAACAACCTTGCCGCCCATGGCACCGCTGGCCGTTACGCGACGATCGAACAGGCGTTGTATCAACATAAGGCCCCAGCCTTCCTGGCCGGGCTCGCCAGCGCTACCGATGATCCGCCAGGGCATGACGAAACTGCCTTGGGGCTGAAGAAAGCCGCGCTGGAACAGCCTTTGACACTGCGCCAATGGGGTCGGCAGGTGGCTCGCATCCGGCAGGTGGCGAAACTGGAATACCGTGTCCGGATCGTGGAGCACCTCGGTACCGTCCTGGACGATTTTGGAGCCGACACGATCAAGCTGGTGCCCCAGGATTTACTGCTCCAGGGTGAGGGCGATAGGGTCGGCGGACGTTGTTATCCCCTGGCCCTGGCAATGGCGGCTGCCTTGTCGGAGGGCAAGGCGGCGGTCAATACCCTGCGCGAGCGCTTTTACTTGGGGGTTATCGAGCCAGAGGCCAGCGATTCGGCGACCTTCTTGCAGTGCGTGGAGTCGTTGCGCGAGGTGCAGATCGGCGATGTCGGCAGTGCACTGGCACGCTCGGACCTGAATGCAGTCGTGGACATTCTGCAAGCCAGGACAGCCACCAGCACACTGATGCTCAACTCCGATAATCACGCCATGCTGGTAGCCAAGACCTGGGAGGGCGAGCGCGGTACTTACCACTTCTACGATCCGAATTTTGGGGTATTCGAATTCGAGGATTCGACTCGGTTCAGGCAGGCATTGGAGCAGTTCTTCCTCCAGCAGAATATGGCCAGTCATTACGCGGCGTATGGCGATGCGGTTCGCCCGACGTTCGACCTGATCGAACTGGACGGCGCGCGGGTGTCACAGGTGACATTGGCGGGTGCCGTCCAGGTCGCGAAACTGCTGCAACCCGGCGCGTTGCCCGGCCAATTGCAACGTCCTGTCAGGCAGCGGTTGATCAACGCTCGTGGGCAGTCGCTGCAGAGCAATCCGCGGCTGGGCAACTGCCTGCTGGCGCTGGATGGTCACTGGTGGGGCCAGCAGATCGAGCACGTGACCAGCGGCCTCCAGCAGAAAAATCAGCTGGCCCCTCACCTTGTGCCGTTGTTCGAAACCCTGGAGGTCATGACGAACGGGTCGTACCGGATAAGCCTGATCGATCCTGGGAACCCGGAACAGTTGGTACGGGCCATCACGGACGACCCTCGACTCTTGCGGATAAAAAACTACCTCTCGGAACGTTTTTCAGCCTTGGCCAATAGACCTTCCGTAGCGAGCGATCCGACCGAGGTGGGCAGCGTCCACACCCTGAACGCCGGCTTCGCCATACAAGCGCTGATGAACGCCTTGCGGGGCCGAGAAGGGCCTGGTCGGCCCCTGAGCCTGGCGGTCCGGTTGCATGCCTATGTCAATTACGCGCAATTGGTGCATGGCAACGTGGCCGATATCGCTGGCCTGGTCGGCCTGGTTCGACAGGCATTGGCCCAGGAGAAACTGATTGCCCAAACCGTCGCGCCCGTGGTCAAGACCGCAGTGGGAAACAGCGTGAGCGAAGCGACCGGGGGATTGCTGCAACTGGCGAATGTCGGGTTCGACATCTACCAGTTGTCGACTGCGCAAAACGACGTCGAACGCGCTCAGTTCGGTACCCAACTGGCGTTCGACTCGGCCAGCCTGATGTTGTCGGTGAGCGCCTACGCTGCCGGCGCTACCACCGCTGGAGCATTGCTGGGCGGCGCTGCGGTGATGCTGGGCGGGTTGGCGGTGGGGGTGGCGGCGCTGGCCCAGGGCTTCGCCACCATTGCCGAAGAAGCCAAGCAGGTCGGGCTGTTTTTCGATGAGGTGGCAACCGCCCATCTCCAGCCTTATCGGGCTGATGCCCGCGGTGGCGCATGGTTTCCGCGTTCATCGCTGATCGTTCATACACTGGACCTGACCCGCGCCGAGCTGATGCTGGACAGCCCCAAGCTGTATCCGCTGCGCGATCATTTCGGGGTGCCTACCTTTGATGACGATTACGACCGGGCGATCGATATCCGTCGCCAGCTGAATCTGCCGGGTCGAGCCCGATTCACGCCACCGGCAGGTGCAGCCATCGTCCTGCCCTGTACGCCGCAAACCTGTTACCGCTACGAGTACAAGGCATTGCCCTTCGCCGGGCTGCGCCATGACATCGGGTTCGACACGGCACGGCGCCTGGAGAAAAAGACCGCGCAGGGAGGATGGCTGTTTCTGTTTTCTTTCTACTCGTTCCCCAGTGACTACATCCTTTATCGCCTGGTCCCGGATTACCGGCCGACGGTGATCAAGGTGTTGCTCGATGGCATCGATCGCTCGCTGGTGGTGCCCGTGCTGCCACCGGATTGGCACGGAAAAATCACCTATGAGATCCAGGGCGCCGGCAAGCGCTGTGCATTGGTGCTCCATCCCGGCGTGAGCCTGACCCTGGATACGGCGCGCCCGTTGAACTCGAGTTGGGTGTTGGACGCCCCTTGGGCCCAGGAGAGTGATATCCGGCTCGAGCGTTACGCGAGACTGTTCATCGGCGACGTTCAGGTGGCGCTCACTGGATCGGGGCGTCACGACGTGCTGCTGCGGATCAGCCAGAATCAAGTGTTCAAGGTGGAGGCGGGCAAGCTTGTGGTTGTCGAGCAGGATGTGCCTGCGGGCATGGATCGACAGGCATTGCAGGAGCACTTCAAGAGCCTTGCCAGGCAGCACCGCCTGGTGATGCCGTATACGCCGGTTCATCGTTACCTGGTGCCGTTCGAGAAGCCGGAAGAGCCCCGCTACATCACGGCCTGGTATGACGCCAAGGATGACCGTTTCCTGTTCATTCGTGATGAACTACCAGGCGTCGATGACGCGGTGCTGGGCGCGGTGGCAGGTGGCGCCTGCTATTTCTATGACCCACAGGACCTGATCATCTGGCAAGCCGACGCGGTCACCGGGTTGCTGAGCCATCGTTACTGGTTGCGCAGCACAAGGAATGCGACCGCCACCATCCAGCGTGTCGAGGCGGATGCGCAAGGGGTGATTCATGTCGTGCAGCGCATCACTCGCGAGGATCAGACCGACGATGTGCTGGTGTACGTGATCCATGAAGGGCAACTGCTGCTCAGTTCGGTCACGCGCGATCTGGCCCCGGCGCTGGAATCCATTTTCAGCGCCAGCGAGACACTGGCCGACTGGTCCCAGGTGCTGGGCAGCGATTACCCCTTTGTCCCGTCTGTTCGCACCGAGGACACCTTTGCCACCGTCAATTGGCAACCGGCTCCCTTCGTTTCGGTCTGCTGGAAGAGCGAGCCGCAGTTGCGGGACATGGCCTGGGTTCGCCACAGGGACGGCTTGATCATTCGTCCTTCGTCGAGACGCGGCCGTCCCCGTGGCTGGGCCGACTCGATCAAGAACATGACGGACCTGACGCTGCTCACGCTGGCGGACGACAGCGATAGGTTTGTTGTGTATGACCGGCTTGCAAAGGAGCTGTGCCGCAGGCAGCGAACTTTGGTCGCGGGCAAAGGGCAGTGGTCCAACCGGTGGTTGCAATCCGACAAGCTGGAGAATGTGATCGCTGCCGAGAGTGGCTACGTGGTGCTGACATCCGATGGCCGGTTCTTAAATCTGACGAGCCAGGGCGACCTCAAGCTGGGCGGCGTGAACGAGACATGGTTCAAGGATCGGGGGCATTGGTGGCTGGCATTGGAGTCGTTGGCCCGGAGATCGGCGAGCGAGCAATTTGCCCTTATCGGTTTGAGCAACTTCAACGACGACGCCAAATTATGTGCCTGGTACGTCGGCAACAGGCTGTTACTGGCTGAGCTGGGCCCTGCAAAGGAAGTACGCCTGCTCGGCGCTACCCCGGATGGCGAGGCGGCGTGGTTATTCGATGTTTCGAGGGGTGAAGTCTATCGCCAGGCCTTTATCGACCCACAGAAACTGGAGGCGGCTTTTGGCCAGGGTTCACGCTTGCTGCAGATCGATGCGCTACCCAGCGCGCAGCGTGAATGGGCGCCCTGGCAGTTTGTCGAGCTGACGGCTGAAGGTGTGGGGCTGCGTGGCGTGACATTCGAGGGGGTGGTGGTCGCGTTACGAGACCAGGAGCCGGCCTCGATTACTGGTGTCACTCATCAATGGCTGGTCGCTCAAGATGGCCGGGAGCAAGAGGGGCTCAGGCAATTGGCGGCCCAGTCGTCTCACGGCGCACTGCTGTCGGTGGAGGAGCCCGGTAGCCTGACGTGGTTCGTCGCCAAGACCGGACGTATGATCCGAGTTCCCAGGGCCGCGATTGCGCAGTCTTTCGAGCTATTGGGAACCCAGCGCCAGACCCAGGTATTACTTCATGAAAGCGAGAATGGAAAGCTGTTGACCCTGCCGGAGGCGGGGCATGTGGGGCCACTCAGTTATGTCCAGCGCGAAGGCGAGGTGCTGGTCGTCGAGGGCCAGGACATGAAGATCGATGATTTGCTGGCGCTGATGCCCGACGATGTCACGACCCTGATTTTGCGCATGGGGCACGGTGCGGTGAGTTACCGGCTGTCAAAAGCGGCCTGGTTGCGGGTCAAGTCGGTCATCCTCGACTGCCGGCATGCCCTGGGCCGTGCGGTGACAATCCCCGGCAAATTGCTCTGGAGCCTGGATGAGCCTGATCAGTTGTTGTTCAGTCGTGTCCAGGAACACCTGGTGATCATTGATCCGGACAGTGGGCACAGTGTGATTGTTCGTGAGGTGTATGCGACAGATATCAACATGCGTGGGGAAGTCCTGCTCAGTTTTGGCGGGAATCGACATTATGCCGTTTCGACCCTGATAGAGCGATTGGACGCCTTGCAGGACGCCGAGAGCGGTATCACGCTCAAGGCGCTGAGTGTGTCGTCTGCGGTGGAAACCAATGAGGTGGGTTGA
- the cobJ gene encoding precorrin-3B C(17)-methyltransferase, which yields MAAKTPAIVILGPGSLATARRIQQRYPEALIHGLAGRVEGVDRQYLEFGTTLRELYQQDTPIIALCAAGIVIRTLAPLLLEKGVEPPVLAVAEDGSAVVPLLGGLGGVNVMAREIAAALQVAPAITTSGELRFGTCLLNPPSGYSLGDLEQGKRFVSDLLAGESVRIEGAAPWLDQAQLPEDEQARLAIRIDSAAGKPAADELRIYPRNVLVALSAGASADIGAILEQASLAPQSLACLLAADSDMARAELHETASALGVPLRFAAANGNLETWLSDALGQPASLQVMGSHAIALTAQPLDPQQIGRARGRLAVIGLGPGAAELMVPAVRAELDRATDVLGYETYVRMAGPFRADQVQHCTDNREEMQRARHAFELAAEGRSVVVVSSGDPGVFAMAAAVLEALHESTDAHWHNVDLQILPGVSASLATAAQAGAPLGHDFCVMSLSDNLKPWSIIEKRLALAAEADLALAFYNPISRSRPWQLGRALEIVGQHRTAQTPVVLGRDIGRPGQTLRVTTLGALTPDQVDMRTMVLIGSSTTCVFPRAQGGDWVYTPRWYGNKPL from the coding sequence ATGGCCGCCAAGACGCCGGCCATCGTCATCCTCGGCCCCGGCAGCCTGGCAACCGCCCGACGGATTCAACAGCGCTACCCCGAGGCGTTGATCCACGGCCTGGCTGGGCGGGTCGAGGGGGTGGATCGTCAATACCTCGAGTTCGGCACCACGTTGCGCGAGCTCTATCAGCAAGACACACCGATCATCGCCCTGTGCGCGGCGGGTATCGTCATCCGCACCCTGGCGCCGCTGCTGCTGGAAAAAGGCGTCGAGCCGCCGGTGCTGGCCGTGGCCGAGGATGGCAGCGCCGTGGTCCCGCTGTTGGGCGGCCTGGGCGGGGTCAATGTCATGGCCCGGGAAATCGCCGCAGCGCTGCAAGTCGCGCCGGCGATCACCACCAGCGGTGAACTGCGTTTTGGCACTTGCCTGCTCAATCCGCCGAGTGGCTATAGCCTCGGCGACCTGGAGCAAGGCAAGCGTTTCGTCTCCGATCTGCTGGCCGGTGAATCGGTGCGCATCGAAGGCGCCGCGCCATGGCTGGATCAGGCGCAGTTGCCCGAGGATGAACAGGCACGGCTGGCGATCCGTATCGACAGTGCTGCGGGTAAACCGGCGGCGGATGAACTGCGTATTTATCCGCGCAATGTGCTGGTGGCGTTGAGTGCAGGGGCGTCGGCGGACATCGGCGCGATACTGGAGCAGGCCAGCCTCGCGCCGCAGTCGCTGGCGTGCCTGTTGGCGGCGGACAGTGACATGGCCCGTGCCGAGCTGCACGAAACGGCTTCGGCGTTGGGGGTGCCGCTGCGTTTTGCCGCGGCCAATGGCAACCTCGAAACGTGGTTGAGCGATGCCCTCGGTCAACCGGCGTCGCTACAGGTCATGGGCAGCCATGCCATCGCCTTGACCGCGCAACCCCTCGATCCGCAGCAGATTGGTCGTGCGCGCGGGCGCCTGGCGGTGATCGGCCTTGGCCCGGGCGCCGCCGAGTTGATGGTGCCGGCGGTGCGCGCCGAGCTCGACCGTGCCACCGATGTACTCGGTTATGAAACCTACGTGCGCATGGCCGGGCCCTTTCGGGCCGATCAGGTGCAACACTGCACCGACAACCGCGAAGAGATGCAGCGGGCCCGACATGCCTTCGAACTGGCGGCCGAGGGCCGCTCCGTGGTGGTGGTGTCGTCCGGCGATCCGGGCGTGTTCGCCATGGCTGCCGCCGTGTTGGAAGCGTTGCATGAGTCGACGGATGCCCATTGGCACAACGTCGACCTGCAGATCCTGCCGGGTGTCTCGGCGTCCCTGGCGACCGCTGCCCAGGCCGGTGCGCCATTGGGGCATGACTTCTGTGTGATGTCGCTGTCGGACAACCTCAAGCCCTGGTCGATCATCGAAAAGCGCCTGGCTCTTGCGGCTGAGGCCGACCTGGCCCTGGCCTTCTACAACCCGATCTCCCGCTCCCGGCCATGGCAGTTGGGCCGGGCGCTGGAGATCGTCGGGCAACATCGCACGGCGCAAACGCCAGTGGTGCTGGGGCGCGATATCGGTCGTCCGGGGCAGACGTTGCGTGTCACCACGCTGGGGGCATTGACCCCGGATCAAGTGGACATGCGCACCATGGTGCTGATCGGCTCCTCCACCACGTGCGTGTTCCCACGCGCCCAGGGTGGCGACTGGGTGTACACACCGCGCTGGTATGGCAACAAACCTCTTTGA
- a CDS encoding precorrin-2 C(20)-methyltransferase, translating into MQQPGRLIGLGVGPGDPELITVKALRLLRESPVVAYFVAKGKKGNAFGIIEAHLQDAQTLLPLVYPVTTEALPAPLSYEQVIADFYDTAAEQLAVHLDAGRDVAVICEGDPFFYGSYMYLHDRLAERHEAQVIPGVCSMLGGASVLGAPLVYRNQSLSVLSGVLPHDELKRRLADADAAVIMKLGRNFPKVRQVLQELGLDGRALYVERATMANQKIVPLDEVEPMSSPYFSLIIVPGERWQG; encoded by the coding sequence ATGCAGCAGCCTGGACGTCTGATCGGCCTCGGCGTGGGCCCTGGTGACCCGGAACTGATTACCGTCAAGGCCCTGCGCCTGCTGCGCGAATCGCCCGTGGTGGCGTACTTCGTCGCCAAGGGCAAGAAGGGCAATGCCTTCGGCATCATCGAGGCGCATTTGCAGGACGCGCAGACGTTGCTGCCGCTGGTCTACCCGGTTACCACAGAAGCGCTGCCGGCGCCGCTGTCCTATGAACAGGTGATCGCCGATTTCTACGACACCGCCGCCGAGCAGTTGGCCGTGCACCTGGATGCCGGGCGCGACGTAGCGGTGATCTGCGAGGGCGATCCGTTCTTCTACGGCTCCTACATGTACCTGCACGATCGCCTGGCCGAGCGCCATGAGGCCCAGGTCATTCCCGGCGTGTGCTCAATGCTCGGCGGGGCCTCGGTGCTCGGCGCGCCGCTGGTCTATCGCAACCAGAGCCTGTCGGTGCTCTCCGGCGTCTTGCCCCATGACGAGCTCAAGCGACGCCTGGCCGATGCCGACGCGGCGGTGATCATGAAGCTGGGGCGCAATTTCCCCAAGGTTCGCCAAGTGCTTCAGGAGCTGGGCCTGGATGGGCGGGCGCTGTACGTCGAACGGGCGACCATGGCCAACCAGAAGATCGTGCCGTTGGATGAAGTCGAGCCGATGTCATCGCCGTACTTCTCGCTGATCATCGTGCCGGGCGAACGGTGGCAGGGTTGA
- a CDS encoding precorrin-8X methylmutase produces MLDYIRDGQEIYRNSFAIIRAEANLARIPADLEKLAVRVIHACGMVEAIDGLQFSEGAGTAGRQALAAGAPILCDARMVSEGVTRARLPANNPVICTLRDERVPALAVELGNTRSAAALELWRPHLEGSVVVIGNAPTALFYLLEMLDAGAPKPALILGFPVGFVGAAESKAMLAANSRGVPFVIMQGRLGGSAMAAAAVNALATEIE; encoded by the coding sequence ATGCTTGATTACATCCGCGACGGTCAGGAGATCTATCGCAACTCCTTCGCGATCATCCGCGCCGAAGCCAACCTGGCGCGCATTCCGGCCGACCTGGAGAAACTCGCGGTGCGAGTAATCCACGCCTGCGGCATGGTCGAGGCCATCGACGGCCTGCAGTTTTCCGAGGGCGCGGGCACGGCCGGGCGTCAGGCGTTGGCCGCCGGTGCGCCGATCCTGTGCGATGCACGGATGGTGTCCGAAGGCGTGACCCGCGCTCGGCTGCCGGCCAACAACCCGGTGATCTGCACCTTGCGCGACGAGCGCGTGCCGGCGTTGGCCGTGGAACTGGGCAACACCCGTTCGGCGGCAGCGCTGGAGTTGTGGCGTCCGCACCTGGAGGGCAGCGTCGTGGTCATCGGCAACGCGCCGACCGCGCTGTTCTACCTGTTGGAAATGCTCGATGCCGGCGCACCGAAACCGGCCTTGATCCTCGGTTTCCCGGTGGGCTTCGTCGGCGCCGCCGAGTCCAAGGCGATGCTGGCGGCCAACAGCCGTGGTGTGCCGTTCGTGATCATGCAAGGCCGCCTCGGCGGCAGTGCCATGGCCGCCGCCGCCGTCAACGCCCTCGCTACGGAGATCGAATGA